Proteins found in one Quercus robur chromosome 2, dhQueRobu3.1, whole genome shotgun sequence genomic segment:
- the LOC126701621 gene encoding metalloendoproteinase 2-MMP-like: MAKNLLYLSKSFLLFSIQLLVIQSGSLTNASRIPKFSNSLKDLEESQKGQRVQGLREVKHYLNKFGYLNYKDSNNFEDDEFDEALEVAIKTYQTYFHLKVTGKLDTDTIKQMSIPRCGVPDIINGSLTQPQFEFFPGNPRWPFYKRNLKYAFQSSAPPNVELVDIKEACTYAFGEWARFSDFRFEFTDQVEDADLVLGFHRVDHGDGLPFDGLGGDFAHAFPPTNGRLHYDADEIWSNSLDLLPYQTDLKAVSLHEIGHLLGLGHSAFELSIMYPAIRVGKTKRGLSSDDMDGLLTLYSDPS; encoded by the coding sequence ATGGCTAAGAATCTACTTTATCTTTCAAaatctttccttcttttctcaATTCAACTTCTTGTAATTCAATCTGGTAGTCTTACAAATGCCAGTCGGATCCCAAAATTTTCCAATTCCTTGAAAGATCTAGAGGAATCCCAAAAGGGCCAGAGGGTGCAAGGCTTACGTGAAGTCAAGCACTATCTCAACAAGTTTGGATACTTAAACTACAAAGACTCCAACAACTTTGAAGATGATGAGTTTGATGAGGCCTTGGAGGTCGCCATCAAAACATATCAGACATATTTTCATTTGAAGGTTACAGGAAAGCTTGACACCGACACAATCAAACAGATGTCAATTCCGCGTTGTGGAGTTCCTGACATTATCAATGGTAGTCTAACACAACCACAGTTTGAATTTTTTCCTGGTAATCCAAGATGGCCATTTTATAAGCGTAACCTCAAATACGCGTTTCAATCCAGTGCTCCGCCTAATGTAGAGTTGGTCGACATAAAAGAAGCCTGCACATATGCTTTCGGAGAGTGGGCGAGATTCTCTGATTTCAGATTTGAATTCACAGATCAAGTTGAAGATGCCGACCTTGTTTTAGGATTCCACCGCGTTGATCACGGGGACGGTCTACCTTTTGATGGGCTTGGTGGCGATTTTGCTCATGCGTTTCCTCCAACAAATGGTAGGTTGCATTATGATGCAGATGAGATTTGGAGTAACAGTCTTGACCTACTTCCATATCAGACAGACCTGAAGGCCGTTTCACTTCATGAGATAGGGCACCTTCTTGGACTTGGTCATAGTGCGTTTGAACTATCCATTATGTATCCTGCAATTAGAGTAGGAAAAACCAAGAGGGGTTTGAGCTCAGATGATATGGACGGTTTACTTACTTTATACTCAGATCCTAGCTAA
- the LOC126701630 gene encoding uncharacterized protein LOC126701630 — MIEYSNLPDILHDMFLIQDMASGPMEDVRIVQQLTEGPAEGPNEDALQFMKLLEDANQPCYESCKHFSKHFSKLSAIVHLYHMKCLNGWTNKSFTMLLQFLLDFFPSNAKLPKDCYEAKKIIKDLGLSYEKIHACPKDCILYWRENAIFEACPNCNISRWENNESKGQQSTNASSKKIKKKAAKILRRKFSYIGHRRFLDNDHKFRKQKNSFDGHADTRSAPITVSRGKIMLQMDAVADHVFGKKIVNLPNKRKRREEALTVWKNKSIFFTLPYLEHHVLRHNLDVMHIEKNVVDNIISTLLNLDGKTKDNLKACQDLKDIGIRSELHLEKVGNDQTHMPRACYHMNASENDGFLQVLKDVRVPMDILQTSHVVLNSKNARLVA; from the exons ATGATAGAGTATTCCAATCTTCCTGACATATTGCATGACATGTTCCTCATACAAGATATGGCATCTGGGCCAATGGAAGATGTCCGTATTGTGCAACAACTCACAGAAGGTCCTGCAGAAGGTCCTAATGAAGATGCACTTCAGTTTATGAAATTGCTTGAAGATGCTAATCAACCTTGTTATGAGAGTTGTAAGCATTTTAGTAAGCATTTTAGCAAATTATCAGCCATTGTGCATTTGTATCACATGAAGTGTCTTAATGGTTGGACCAACAAATCATTTACCATGTTGTTGCAatttttgcttgatttttttccttcaaatgcTAAGTTGCCAAAAGATTGTTATGAGGCTAAGAAGATTATTAAGGATTTGGGCTTGAGTTATGAGAAGATTCATGCTTGTCCTAAAGATTGTATTTTATATTGGAGGGAGAATGCCATCTTTGAAGCTTGTCCAAACTGTAACATTTCAAGATGGGAAAATAATGAGTCTAAAGGTCAACAAAGTACTAATGcttcctccaaaaaaataaagaagaaagctgcAAAGATCCTAAG AAGGAAATTTAGTTACATTGGACATAGGCGATTCTTGGATAATGATCATAAATTCCgtaagcaaaaaaattcatttgatGGGCATGCTGATACGAGATCAGCTCCTATTACAGTATCCAGAGGGAAAATCATGTTACAAATGGATGCTGTAGCCGATCATGTGTTTGGAAAGAAAATAGTTAATTTgcctaataaaagaaaaagaagggaggAAGCCTTAACTGTGTGGAAGAATAAAAGTATATTTTTCACCTTACCTTATTTGGAGCATCATGTGTTGCGTCACAATCTTGACGTGATGCATATTGAAAAGAATGTAGTTGATAATATAATCAGCACATTGTTGAACTTGGATGGCAAGACAAAGGATAACTTGAAGGCATGTCAAGACTTAAAAGATATAGGTATAAGAAGTGAACTTCATTTGGAAAAGGTTGGGAATGATCAGACACACATGCCACGTGCCTGCTACCATATGAATGCTAGTGAAAATGATGGTTTTCTACAAGTTTTGAAGGATGTAAGAGTGCCGATGGATATTCTCCAAACATCTCACGTTGTGTTAAACTCAAAGAATGCAAGATTAGTGGCATGA